Proteins found in one Methanospirillum hungatei JF-1 genomic segment:
- the thiI gene encoding tRNA uracil 4-sulfurtransferase ThiI → MKPDIWLIRYSEIFLKSEPVRRVWEDLLIQTLKQKLPDCSISKTRGRIWITGDVDPEAIAHTFGVYSFSPCIMFPLSDLNERVLTYVKETGFSAYKTFALRINRSGTHPFTSQDLARTLGASIQKSWPSIAVDLTNPEYELHIEVRDEQCYLYQEIISGPGGIPQGASGTLVALHSGGIDSPVAMYMMMKRGTILHPVYVKIAPFHDDSSEERAHLIVEHLRKYQPDLTLEVIDDGHVYATRMELKKRDLEKYACVLCKRHLYRIAEQKARAIGAKGIVTGESLAQVASQTLDNLYVLDDAVSMPVYRPLIGFDKEETIAVAKKIGTYDLSVMQVPSCCCAIPFKPATTSQRETISTLEEELAKGSPAK, encoded by the coding sequence ATGAAACCTGACATCTGGCTTATCCGATATTCTGAAATATTTTTGAAAAGCGAACCTGTTCGTCGTGTATGGGAGGATCTCCTTATCCAAACACTCAAACAAAAATTACCGGATTGTAGCATATCAAAAACACGGGGAAGGATATGGATAACCGGTGATGTAGATCCTGAAGCAATCGCTCATACTTTCGGGGTGTATTCCTTTTCTCCGTGTATCATGTTCCCCTTGTCAGATCTCAATGAAAGAGTTCTCACATATGTAAAAGAAACCGGTTTCTCTGCATACAAAACGTTTGCATTACGGATTAACCGCTCAGGGACACACCCTTTTACATCACAGGATCTGGCCCGAACACTCGGAGCATCCATCCAAAAATCATGGCCATCTATTGCTGTTGACCTCACCAATCCGGAATATGAATTACATATTGAGGTCCGGGATGAACAGTGCTACCTGTATCAGGAGATCATATCCGGTCCCGGGGGAATTCCGCAGGGAGCATCAGGCACTCTTGTCGCCCTGCATTCCGGAGGAATTGACTCGCCGGTTGCCATGTACATGATGATGAAACGGGGGACGATACTTCACCCGGTATACGTGAAAATCGCTCCATTTCATGATGATAGTTCTGAAGAACGGGCACATCTGATTGTAGAACATTTGAGGAAATATCAGCCGGATCTAACCCTTGAGGTCATTGATGATGGGCATGTGTACGCTACCAGGATGGAACTGAAAAAACGGGACCTTGAAAAGTATGCCTGTGTTCTCTGCAAACGGCACCTGTACCGGATCGCCGAGCAAAAAGCACGCGCAATCGGGGCAAAAGGGATTGTCACCGGTGAGTCACTGGCACAGGTAGCTTCTCAGACCCTTGATAACTTGTACGTCCTGGATGATGCGGTCTCAATGCCGGTATATCGTCCCCTCATTGGATTTGATAAAGAAGAGACCATAGCAGTCGCAAAAAAAATCGGGACATATGATCTATCAGTCATGCAGGTTCCCAGCTGTTGCTGTGCC
- a CDS encoding O-acetylhomoserine aminocarboxypropyltransferase/cysteine synthase family protein, whose amino-acid sequence MTDKKDRDSTTSLHAGQRADPATGSRTVPIYQTTSYVFRDADHAAALFGLSELGNIYTRLMNPTSDVLEQRIAALEGGSGALAVASGQAAITYALLSITRLGDEIVAANNLYGGTYTLLKYTFAKLGRTVIFVDSQDPEAFRKAITPKTRAIYAETLGNPKLDVPDFRTIADIAHEAGIPLIVDNTSAVGLVKPIEHGADIVVHSATKFIGGHGNSIGGLIVDSGKFNWGNGKFPEFSEPDPSYHGLVYWDVFKDFAGLGNVAFIFKIRLSLLRDMGAAISPFNSFLLLQGFETLPLRIRQHSENGLAVAKFLKAHPKVAWVNYPGLPDNPAYELATKYLKGGYGALLGFGVKGGVEEGKKVINALQLFSHVANIGDSKSLVIHPASTTHQQLSPEQQLATGVTPDYIRLSIGIENVEDIIEDLDQALAQI is encoded by the coding sequence ATGACCGATAAAAAAGACAGAGATAGCACCACTTCTTTGCATGCAGGTCAGAGAGCGGATCCGGCAACCGGATCACGGACGGTTCCGATTTATCAGACGACCTCCTATGTATTTCGTGATGCAGACCATGCAGCAGCGCTTTTTGGGCTTTCTGAACTCGGGAATATCTATACCCGGCTCATGAATCCTACTTCCGATGTACTTGAGCAGCGGATTGCAGCCCTTGAAGGAGGAAGCGGAGCATTAGCGGTTGCATCCGGGCAGGCAGCAATAACCTATGCCCTGCTGAGCATTACCAGGCTTGGCGATGAAATCGTTGCAGCAAACAATCTGTACGGTGGCACGTATACCTTGCTCAAATACACCTTTGCGAAACTTGGACGAACCGTCATCTTTGTTGATTCACAGGATCCCGAGGCTTTCAGAAAGGCAATTACTCCAAAAACGAGAGCCATATATGCAGAAACCCTGGGAAATCCAAAACTGGACGTTCCTGACTTTCGAACTATCGCGGATATTGCACATGAAGCAGGAATTCCTCTGATCGTTGACAATACCTCTGCAGTCGGACTGGTAAAGCCTATCGAGCATGGTGCAGATATCGTTGTTCATTCTGCTACGAAATTCATAGGCGGTCATGGAAACTCAATCGGTGGACTGATTGTGGATTCAGGAAAGTTCAATTGGGGGAATGGGAAATTCCCGGAATTTTCAGAGCCGGACCCCAGTTATCATGGCCTCGTATACTGGGACGTTTTCAAAGATTTTGCCGGTCTTGGAAACGTGGCATTCATCTTTAAGATCAGACTTTCCCTGCTTCGGGATATGGGAGCTGCAATATCACCCTTCAACTCATTTCTGCTCCTTCAGGGATTCGAGACACTGCCACTCCGTATCAGACAGCATTCAGAAAACGGCCTTGCTGTTGCAAAATTCCTGAAAGCTCATCCAAAAGTCGCATGGGTAAACTACCCGGGTCTTCCGGATAATCCGGCATATGAACTGGCAACAAAATACTTAAAAGGCGGATATGGTGCCCTTCTTGGATTTGGTGTGAAAGGCGGTGTTGAGGAAGGGAAGAAAGTCATTAACGCATTACAACTCTTCTCTCATGTCGCAAATATCGGAGATTCAAAGAGTCTGGTCATCCACCCTGCTTCAACCACTCACCAGCAGCTCAGTCCAGAGCAGCAGCTGGCAACCGGTGTAACCCCAGACTATATCCGGCTCTCAATCGGAATAGAAAATGTTGAAGATATCATTGAGGATCTGGATCAGGCATTAGCACAGATCTAA
- a CDS encoding HesA/MoeB/ThiF family protein, which yields MVLTDYDEKRYHRQMLISGFGLEGQERLKSATVFVAGAGGLGSPIAIYLAVAGVGHIILVDMDVVDPSNLSRQILHWDENIGQKKVVSGVAKLRRLNPEVRITALDVTIDDRNVYELTKDADVIVDAMDNYPTRFLLNKAAHLHSIPFVHGSVWGLGGQMMTIIPGKTPCLSCLVHEAPPKEIFPVLGATPGVIGNLQVTETIKLITGIGRPVTHRLLLYDGKFMTFHEVSIKKDPQCPICGTTR from the coding sequence ATGGTTCTTACAGATTATGATGAAAAACGATATCACCGGCAGATGCTCATATCCGGATTTGGTTTGGAAGGGCAGGAACGGTTAAAATCTGCTACTGTCTTCGTTGCTGGTGCCGGAGGTCTCGGGAGTCCTATTGCCATATATCTTGCCGTAGCCGGAGTAGGACATATTATTCTGGTTGACATGGATGTGGTAGATCCGTCCAACCTGAGCCGCCAGATTCTCCACTGGGATGAGAATATTGGTCAGAAAAAGGTTGTAAGTGGAGTTGCGAAACTCAGAAGGTTAAATCCTGAGGTCAGGATTACTGCTCTGGATGTAACTATTGATGACAGAAATGTGTATGAGCTGACAAAGGATGCCGATGTCATTGTCGATGCCATGGATAATTATCCGACCCGGTTCCTCCTCAATAAAGCAGCCCATCTTCACTCGATTCCCTTTGTGCATGGTTCAGTATGGGGACTTGGAGGTCAGATGATGACAATAATTCCCGGAAAAACACCCTGTCTCTCATGTCTGGTGCATGAAGCCCCTCCAAAAGAAATCTTCCCGGTCCTGGGAGCAACACCCGGGGTCATCGGGAATCTACAGGTGACGGAAACGATTAAACTCATCACAGGAATCGGACGGCCGGTTACACATCGATTACTTCTCTATGATGGGAAATTCATGACCTTTCACGAAGTTTCTATTAAAAAGGATCCTCAATGCCCGATATGTGGGACAACCAGGTGA
- the cysK gene encoding cysteine synthase A: MARIYSDITKTIGNTPLIRLNRIPKALETLPNPPTILVKQESRNPLGSVKCRIGVALIEDAELKGLIKEGTTIIEPTSGNTGIALAYVCAAKGYKLVLTMPESFSVERRKLLVALGAELILTPASEGIPGAVRRAEEIHREHPDSYLIPQQFKNEANPKIHMRTTAEEIWNDTDGAVDIVVAGAGTGGTITGIATVIKERKPSFKAIVVEAAESPVISGGKPGPHKIQGISPGFIPENLHVNILDEVIPITSEEAYEMARRLAKEEGILAGPSSGAALAASLKVAARPENAGKLIVTILPDTGERYLSTDLFPYSG; the protein is encoded by the coding sequence ATGGCAAGAATATACAGTGACATTACCAAGACAATAGGAAATACTCCCCTCATCCGACTAAACCGGATACCGAAAGCATTAGAAACACTCCCAAACCCTCCGACAATCCTGGTAAAACAGGAGTCCAGAAACCCCCTCGGAAGTGTAAAATGCCGGATAGGAGTAGCCCTTATCGAGGATGCTGAGTTAAAGGGGCTTATCAAAGAAGGGACGACGATAATTGAACCCACCAGTGGAAACACCGGAATCGCTCTGGCCTATGTCTGTGCTGCAAAGGGTTACAAACTGGTTCTAACGATGCCAGAATCGTTCAGTGTGGAGAGACGGAAATTATTGGTCGCATTAGGAGCAGAACTTATCCTGACCCCTGCATCAGAAGGGATTCCCGGGGCAGTCAGAAGGGCCGAGGAGATTCATCGGGAACATCCTGACAGTTACCTGATACCGCAGCAATTTAAGAATGAGGCAAATCCGAAGATCCATATGCGAACCACCGCTGAAGAGATCTGGAACGATACCGATGGAGCAGTGGATATCGTTGTAGCGGGGGCAGGAACAGGAGGGACCATTACCGGAATTGCAACTGTAATCAAAGAGCGAAAACCTTCATTCAAGGCTATCGTTGTGGAGGCTGCTGAATCACCGGTGATCTCTGGTGGAAAGCCCGGGCCCCATAAGATACAGGGTATCAGTCCGGGATTTATTCCAGAGAACCTGCATGTAAACATCCTGGATGAAGTCATCCCAATCACCAGTGAAGAAGCATACGAGATGGCACGACGACTTGCAAAAGAGGAAGGGATTCTTGCAGGTCCCTCTTCAGGAGCTGCCCTCGCGGCTTCCCTGAAAGTTGCAGCCAGGCCTGAAAATGCGGGAAAATTGATTGTGACAATTCTGCCGGATACCGGAGAACGGTACCTGTCAACCGATTTATTTCCCTATTCCGGGTAA
- the pscS gene encoding O-phospho-L-seryl-tRNA:Cys-tRNA synthase, which produces MEKKTDEVFDALFKLEEIRQILRDSLPTGLDNDEKEAWKSKLSELNEIVQKLDSESVTRPLKKIAGTIEIRSREENYINIQPIQAAGRLTLEARKAIIAYGDGYSTCDTCRKPFRLDKISKPPIGDFHTELARFVNMDQARVVPGARRGFQAVAQTMVQRGDSVIVSSFAHYTEFLAVEGAGGQVREVPVDKNNLITADATATKIEDVIRETGKNPALVMMDHIDYQVANEHDVTGIAKVAHQYDIPFLYNGAYTVGIMPVDGKAIGADFVVGSGHKSMASPAPSGMLATTDEWAPKVLRTTQMVGDLTSRKFGVKEVEMLGCTLMGSNLIAMMASFPEVQKRTQNWDDEVKKSNYFIDALLTIEGSRVLSEYPRKHALSKVDTTGSFDIVAKTHKRKGFYFSDELSARGIVGEFAGATRTWKLSTYGLSWKKVQYLADAFTEIAEKYELPLKSKT; this is translated from the coding sequence ATGGAGAAAAAGACAGACGAGGTTTTTGATGCCCTCTTTAAACTGGAAGAAATAAGGCAGATACTCCGTGACTCTCTCCCGACCGGACTTGATAATGACGAGAAGGAGGCCTGGAAGAGTAAACTATCCGAGCTGAATGAAATCGTTCAAAAACTGGATTCTGAATCGGTCACGAGACCACTCAAAAAAATTGCAGGGACCATTGAGATACGAAGCCGGGAAGAGAACTATATCAATATTCAGCCAATCCAGGCAGCAGGACGATTAACGCTTGAAGCCCGGAAGGCGATTATTGCGTACGGAGATGGCTACTCAACCTGTGATACCTGCCGAAAACCATTCCGACTGGACAAGATCTCAAAACCACCTATCGGCGATTTTCATACAGAACTTGCCAGATTTGTGAACATGGATCAGGCACGGGTGGTTCCTGGAGCCAGGCGGGGATTTCAGGCAGTTGCACAGACCATGGTTCAGAGGGGTGACTCAGTCATTGTTTCATCGTTTGCCCACTACACTGAGTTTCTAGCCGTAGAAGGAGCCGGAGGTCAGGTGCGGGAAGTCCCTGTTGATAAAAATAATCTCATAACCGCTGATGCAACCGCGACAAAGATCGAGGATGTCATTCGGGAAACCGGTAAAAATCCAGCACTGGTCATGATGGATCATATCGACTACCAGGTGGCAAATGAACATGATGTAACCGGCATTGCAAAAGTTGCCCATCAATACGATATCCCCTTCCTCTATAATGGAGCATATACGGTAGGAATCATGCCCGTTGATGGAAAAGCCATCGGGGCAGATTTCGTGGTGGGATCCGGACATAAAAGTATGGCATCCCCGGCACCGTCAGGCATGCTCGCAACAACCGATGAATGGGCACCAAAAGTGCTGAGAACCACTCAGATGGTTGGGGATCTGACCAGCAGAAAATTCGGGGTTAAGGAAGTTGAGATGCTCGGATGTACCCTGATGGGTTCCAATCTTATCGCCATGATGGCCTCCTTCCCGGAGGTACAGAAACGAACACAAAACTGGGATGATGAAGTGAAAAAGTCGAATTACTTCATCGATGCTCTCCTCACTATCGAAGGGAGCAGGGTATTGTCAGAGTACCCGAGAAAACATGCCTTATCAAAGGTAGATACCACGGGAAGCTTTGACATCGTCGCAAAAACGCACAAACGCAAGGGATTTTACTTCTCTGATGAATTATCCGCTCGGGGCATAGTTGGGGAGTTTGCAGGAGCTACACGGACCTGGAAACTATCAACATATGGGCTTTCGTGGAAGAAAGTACAATATCTTGCTGATGCGTTTACCGAAATTGCAGAAAAATATGAATTACCACTAAAAAGTAAAACGTGA